Proteins found in one Apostichopus japonicus isolate 1M-3 chromosome 16, ASM3797524v1, whole genome shotgun sequence genomic segment:
- the LOC139983418 gene encoding uncharacterized protein isoform X1: MQEKWIEVEEIAPPAKQCMLRFKEPCTCTMYINTKRSIFAFVGTSMAALALVLALVGIQYDATAATEATTEARVTEIILKRATPIWAGILLVLFGVRNLTLGGAVWKYKGYGCSDVCEAVLVNILAFLTAGGCLGIIIWDAISEDLFSDLTGNVAFVKFTTIAFILTLEILWALVGCVAACIPVTREQKPEAQHGMENHAFE; encoded by the exons ATTTAAGGAACCTTGTACCTGTACGATGTATATCAACACTAAAAGGTCCATTTTTGCCTTCGTTGGGACTTCAATGGCTGCCTTGGCGTTAGTTCTAGCGTTAGTCGGGATCCAGTACGATGCGACGGCGGCCACAGAAGCTACAACAGAGGCCAGAGTTActgaaattatattaaaaagaGCGACACCAATTTGGGCTGGAATCttg TTGGTGCTCTTTGGCGTTAGGAATCTGACTCTAGGAGGTGCTGTTTGGAAATACAAAGGTTACGGATGTAGC GATGTGTGTGAAGCAGTGTTAGTCAACATTTTGGCGTTCCTTACCGCTGGTGGTTGTCTCGGCATTATTATCTGGGACGCAATCAGCGAGGATCTCTTCTCTGATCTCACGGGGAATGTTGCCTTTGTCAAGTTTACGACGATCGCCTTTATACTTACGTTAGAAATACTGTGGGCCTTGGTGGGTTGTGTGGCAGCTTGTATTCCAGTGACGAGAGAACAG AAACCCGAAGCTCAACATGGCATGGAAAACCATGCTTTTGAATAA
- the LOC139983418 gene encoding uncharacterized protein isoform X3 translates to MYINTKRSIFAFVGTSMAALALVLALVGIQYDATAATEATTEARVTEIILKRATPIWAGILLVLFGVRNLTLGGAVWKYKGYGCSDVCEAVLVNILAFLTAGGCLGIIIWDAISEDLFSDLTGNVAFVKFTTIAFILTLEILWALVGCVAACIPVTREQKPEAQHGMENHAFE, encoded by the exons ATGTATATCAACACTAAAAGGTCCATTTTTGCCTTCGTTGGGACTTCAATGGCTGCCTTGGCGTTAGTTCTAGCGTTAGTCGGGATCCAGTACGATGCGACGGCGGCCACAGAAGCTACAACAGAGGCCAGAGTTActgaaattatattaaaaagaGCGACACCAATTTGGGCTGGAATCttg TTGGTGCTCTTTGGCGTTAGGAATCTGACTCTAGGAGGTGCTGTTTGGAAATACAAAGGTTACGGATGTAGC GATGTGTGTGAAGCAGTGTTAGTCAACATTTTGGCGTTCCTTACCGCTGGTGGTTGTCTCGGCATTATTATCTGGGACGCAATCAGCGAGGATCTCTTCTCTGATCTCACGGGGAATGTTGCCTTTGTCAAGTTTACGACGATCGCCTTTATACTTACGTTAGAAATACTGTGGGCCTTGGTGGGTTGTGTGGCAGCTTGTATTCCAGTGACGAGAGAACAG AAACCCGAAGCTCAACATGGCATGGAAAACCATGCTTTTGAATAA